Proteins from a single region of Nocardioides anomalus:
- a CDS encoding type II CAAX endopeptidase family protein — protein MPTAVQTWLRRALWEQVPRDHRQEPRELRRRQLVVVGFVVLGGVALGLSLRLEPGSSWFYPATILLASIWTVGAFVSGPLHLGRIAFRDRHARPIVTPLLLGFGLAAVFVAGALLVRSISWLSFLEDQVVKVVDYADQGSLPILVVITAINGIAEELFFRGAAYAAITRGPVLWTTLLYFVATLATGNVMLAFAAVLLGAVVGLERRASGGILGPILTHCAWSLTMLVALPLVFF, from the coding sequence ATGCCGACCGCCGTGCAGACCTGGTTGCGCCGGGCGCTGTGGGAGCAGGTCCCGCGCGACCACCGCCAGGAGCCGCGCGAGCTGCGCCGCCGCCAGCTGGTGGTGGTCGGCTTCGTCGTGCTCGGCGGGGTGGCCCTCGGACTCTCGCTGCGGCTGGAGCCGGGCAGCAGCTGGTTCTACCCCGCGACGATCCTGCTGGCCTCGATCTGGACGGTGGGCGCGTTCGTCTCCGGGCCCCTGCACCTGGGACGGATCGCCTTCCGCGACCGGCACGCCCGGCCGATCGTCACGCCCCTGCTGCTCGGCTTCGGCCTGGCCGCGGTCTTCGTGGCCGGCGCCCTGCTGGTCCGCTCGATCTCCTGGCTGTCCTTCCTCGAGGACCAGGTCGTCAAGGTCGTCGACTACGCCGACCAGGGCTCGCTGCCGATCCTCGTCGTGATCACCGCGATCAACGGCATCGCCGAGGAGCTGTTCTTCCGCGGGGCGGCCTACGCCGCGATCACCCGCGGCCCGGTCCTGTGGACCACGCTGCTCTACTTCGTGGCCACCCTCGCGACCGGCAACGTGATGCTGGCCTTCGCCGCGGTCCTGCTGGGCGCGGTGGTCGGGCTGGAGCGGCGCGCCAGCGGCGGGATCCTCGGGCCGATCCTCACCCACTGCGCGTGGTCGCTGACCATGCTGGTCGCGCTCCCGCTGGTGTTCTTCTAG
- a CDS encoding MerR family transcriptional regulator, giving the protein MPEAEPEDLLTLDELCERVGMSVRNVRFYTSRGLVPPPIRKGRSGYYTPDHLGRLELVQELQSHGFTLSAIEKYVAGIPADATPEDLALARTMLAPWDVERPIEMSRAELCTRAGRELSDDDLRTLAALGVVFPLKRGQYQVAVSQLTVGLGMLDLGFPTEAALAAADMYARHGREIARELYDLFRTMVWPVYRDQGASAETVRQVVEKIKPLSIASLVSAYEAAMDETKREGIARRSR; this is encoded by the coding sequence ATGCCCGAGGCCGAGCCCGAGGACCTCCTGACCCTCGACGAGCTGTGCGAGCGGGTCGGCATGAGCGTGCGCAACGTCCGCTTCTACACCTCGCGCGGGCTGGTCCCGCCGCCGATCCGCAAGGGCCGGTCGGGCTACTACACGCCCGACCACCTCGGCCGGCTCGAGCTGGTCCAGGAGCTGCAGAGCCACGGCTTCACGCTCAGCGCGATCGAGAAGTACGTCGCCGGCATCCCTGCGGACGCCACGCCGGAGGACCTGGCCCTGGCCCGCACCATGCTGGCGCCGTGGGACGTCGAGCGCCCGATCGAGATGTCGCGCGCGGAGCTGTGCACCCGCGCCGGTCGCGAGCTGTCCGACGACGACCTGCGCACGCTGGCCGCGCTGGGCGTGGTGTTCCCGCTCAAGCGCGGGCAGTACCAGGTCGCGGTCTCCCAGCTCACCGTCGGCCTGGGCATGCTCGACCTCGGCTTCCCCACCGAGGCCGCGCTCGCCGCCGCCGACATGTACGCGCGGCACGGTCGCGAGATCGCCAGGGAGCTCTACGACCTGTTCCGCACCATGGTCTGGCCGGTCTACCGCGACCAGGGCGCGTCGGCCGAGACCGTGCGCCAGGTGGTGGAGAAGATCAAGCCGTTGTCGATCGCCAGTCTGGTCTCGGCGTACGAGGCCGCGATGGACGAGACCAAGCGGGAGGGCATCGCCCGGCGCAGCCGCTGA
- a CDS encoding NAD(P)H-binding protein yields MSDEPLCVLVTGATGFIGARLVQALVDEGHEVKAMTRRPEEYDGPGHPVGGDVSDPGSLAEPMDGVDVAVYLVHSLDDNDFERKDAEAAQAFGLAAAASGVRQIVYMGGLGKDGDDLSPHLRSRREVEKLLGESGVPVTVLRAAIVVGAGGISWEMTRQLVKNLPAMVVPKWADTRTQPIAIDDVIRYLAGVIGNEETFGRVYEIGGADRLTYIEMLQQAGEVINGRRVKIVTVPLLTPRLSSHWIGLVTNVDATTASNLIDSMSTEVLQTDYTIQDVVPGEPLTYREAVERAVNADRSA; encoded by the coding sequence ATGAGCGACGAGCCGCTGTGCGTCCTGGTGACCGGTGCCACCGGCTTCATCGGCGCGCGCCTGGTGCAGGCCCTGGTCGACGAGGGTCACGAGGTCAAGGCCATGACCCGCCGGCCCGAGGAGTACGACGGGCCGGGCCACCCGGTGGGCGGCGACGTGTCCGACCCGGGTTCGCTGGCCGAGCCGATGGACGGCGTGGACGTGGCCGTCTACCTCGTGCACTCCCTCGACGACAACGACTTCGAGCGCAAGGACGCCGAGGCCGCCCAGGCCTTCGGCCTGGCCGCGGCGGCGAGCGGTGTGCGCCAGATCGTCTACATGGGCGGGCTGGGCAAGGACGGCGACGACCTGTCGCCGCACCTGCGCTCGCGCCGTGAGGTGGAGAAGCTGCTCGGTGAGTCCGGGGTGCCGGTCACCGTGCTGCGCGCGGCGATCGTCGTGGGCGCGGGTGGCATCTCGTGGGAGATGACCCGACAGCTGGTCAAGAACCTCCCGGCGATGGTCGTGCCCAAGTGGGCCGACACGCGCACCCAGCCGATCGCCATCGACGACGTGATCCGCTACCTCGCCGGCGTGATCGGCAACGAGGAGACCTTCGGGCGGGTCTACGAGATCGGCGGCGCGGACCGGCTCACCTACATCGAGATGCTCCAGCAGGCCGGTGAGGTGATCAACGGCCGGCGGGTCAAGATCGTCACCGTCCCCCTGCTCACGCCGCGGCTGTCCTCGCACTGGATCGGCCTGGTCACCAATGTCGACGCCACGACCGCGTCCAACCTCATCGACTCGATGTCGACCGAGGTGCTGCAGACCGACTACACCATCCAGGACGTCGTGCCCGGCGAGCCGCTGACCTACCGCGAGGCCGTGGAGCGCGCGGTGAACGCCGACCGCTCGGCCTAG